In the Palaeococcus pacificus DY20341 genome, one interval contains:
- a CDS encoding carbohydrate ABC transporter permease has product MTPKEKEMLIRKIWILITYAVLLTFALVYLMPFIRSLVASFMTWAQASRYPPDWIPNPFTLENYQKLFRLDLFPRWIRNTALYAGIIIAGNILFSSMAGYAFARLKFPGRDIIFSALLSLLMIPMFVTLVPNYIIIYKLGLIDNIFGLALLGLVNVSSIFLMRQYFMSLSNEIFEAARLDGCGPIKAFFYIALPLSKPVLGAVAVYQFLGSWNAFIGPLIFLRSPENFTLPVGLSFAFQRAMWTEYTPIIAGSLVASAPTILMFLILNRYLIRGIVITGGKG; this is encoded by the coding sequence ATGACACCAAAAGAGAAGGAGATGCTCATAAGGAAGATATGGATTTTAATAACCTATGCAGTACTTCTAACGTTTGCTTTAGTTTATTTAATGCCGTTTATACGATCATTAGTAGCTTCTTTCATGACTTGGGCTCAAGCATCACGATATCCTCCTGACTGGATTCCAAACCCCTTCACACTAGAGAACTACCAAAAGCTCTTCAGGCTCGACCTCTTCCCCAGGTGGATTAGGAACACCGCCCTATATGCAGGTATCATAATAGCAGGCAACATCCTGTTTTCAAGCATGGCAGGCTACGCTTTCGCCCGTCTGAAATTTCCGGGAAGGGACATCATATTTTCCGCCCTGCTGTCTCTATTGATGATACCAATGTTCGTGACCCTCGTCCCCAACTATATCATCATCTACAAGCTCGGCCTGATAGACAATATCTTTGGACTGGCACTCCTGGGCCTTGTGAACGTCTCAAGCATATTCCTCATGAGGCAGTACTTTATGTCGCTCTCCAACGAAATCTTTGAAGCGGCCCGCCTGGACGGGTGCGGCCCTATAAAGGCCTTTTTCTACATTGCTCTCCCACTTTCCAAGCCCGTTTTAGGGGCGGTGGCAGTTTATCAATTCCTCGGTTCGTGGAACGCATTCATCGGACCCCTCATCTTCTTAAGATCCCCCGAGAACTTCACACTACCTGTCGGACTTAGCTTTGCTTTCCAAAGGGCAATGTGGACTGAGTACACCCCAATAATTGCGGGTTCTCTTGTAGCCTCTGCCCCTACGATACTAATGTTCCTAATACTAAACAGGTACTTGATTAGGGGAATAGTCATTACAGGAGGGAAAGGCTAA
- a CDS encoding carbohydrate ABC transporter permease, giving the protein MFSKFSSFYEKARNKEIVAGLSLISIAVLLNLVFGYFAMIFAFYLSFFKWDYIGEMQFVGLKNYAIVVRDLIRGINGASYLLSPFYTGLKNILVYTAIVVPVQTFLAIVLASFANQKIKGQQFFKVSYFLPATTSSVIIALIFIWLFMKNGFINYVLTTVVPGFQPIDWINDKSYLLLAIALVAIWGTSGHFMVSFLAAMQAIPKDIYEAAMLDGAGPIRRFFFITIPMLRPMIVYVVVMGLIGALQMFDLAWVMAGANGGPGGAGYTVALDIYNEAFTRINPGVAAAKSWFLFAIIFTTTYLFQKKYGGAMR; this is encoded by the coding sequence ATGTTTTCTAAATTTTCTTCTTTTTATGAGAAAGCTAGGAATAAGGAGATTGTAGCTGGTCTTTCGCTAATTTCTATTGCTGTTTTGCTCAACTTGGTTTTTGGATACTTTGCTATGATATTTGCATTCTATTTAAGCTTCTTTAAGTGGGACTATATTGGTGAGATGCAATTTGTTGGCTTAAAGAACTACGCTATTGTTGTTAGAGATTTAATAAGAGGTATTAACGGTGCTTCCTACCTCCTCTCTCCTTTCTATACTGGTCTGAAAAACATCTTAGTGTACACTGCAATAGTTGTTCCTGTCCAGACGTTTTTAGCAATAGTTTTAGCTTCATTTGCAAATCAAAAGATTAAGGGCCAACAGTTTTTCAAAGTCTCCTACTTTCTCCCAGCAACAACAAGCTCCGTCATAATAGCCCTCATCTTTATCTGGCTCTTCATGAAGAACGGCTTCATAAACTACGTCTTGACCACAGTAGTGCCCGGATTCCAACCAATAGACTGGATAAATGACAAAAGCTACCTGCTTTTGGCCATAGCTCTCGTTGCCATATGGGGAACAAGTGGCCACTTTATGGTGTCATTTCTAGCAGCAATGCAGGCTATACCAAAGGACATATATGAAGCTGCAATGCTGGATGGTGCAGGACCGATAAGGCGATTCTTTTTCATAACCATCCCCATGCTAAGGCCAATGATAGTTTACGTCGTTGTAATGGGCTTAATTGGTGCACTTCAAATGTTCGACTTGGCATGGGTGATGGCCGGAGCTAACGGAGGACCAGGTGGTGCAGGCTATACTGTTGCACTAGATATTTACAATGAGGCATTTACGCGCATAAACCCCGGTGTTGCAGCAGCAAAGAGCTGGTTCCTGTTCGCAATAATATTTACGACGACATATCTCTTCCAGAAAAAGTATGGAGGGGCTATGAGATGA
- a CDS encoding HAD family hydrolase, producing MKNIGIVWDFDGVLVFTPHEEAWRRAAKHYGVDDFDHEFYVQYVSGKPRYEGADNILMLKGVYDKFNAKTDEEKQKLLHEFAEFKNKIVNDMFENKEYEINENAIAFLIQAKEAGIKHALASASKNAAKLAKKIEVEYKGQKISLNELFDINVSGLAPNKKLVFEMALEKLKIKFPELRAFLVVEDAPTGVKAGKELGMITLGYVREAKLDADLTFRDFSELSLEKIVSLIESKGVRL from the coding sequence ATGAAAAACATTGGTATTGTCTGGGATTTCGATGGTGTTTTAGTTTTTACTCCGCATGAAGAAGCTTGGAGAAGAGCCGCTAAGCACTATGGTGTTGATGACTTTGATCACGAATTTTACGTTCAGTATGTTTCAGGAAAGCCTCGTTATGAAGGTGCTGATAATATATTAATGCTAAAGGGAGTTTATGATAAGTTTAATGCTAAAACAGATGAGGAAAAGCAAAAACTCCTCCATGAGTTCGCTGAGTTTAAGAATAAAATTGTAAACGATATGTTTGAAAACAAGGAATATGAGATTAACGAAAATGCTATAGCTTTTCTGATACAAGCAAAGGAAGCTGGGATTAAACATGCTTTAGCTTCTGCATCTAAAAATGCAGCCAAACTTGCCAAGAAAATCGAAGTTGAGTATAAAGGCCAGAAAATATCGCTTAACGAACTTTTTGATATCAATGTGAGTGGGTTAGCCCCGAATAAAAAGCTTGTTTTTGAGATGGCTTTGGAGAAGTTAAAAATCAAGTTCCCCGAGCTTAGGGCTTTTTTGGTTGTTGAAGACGCTCCTACTGGGGTAAAAGCAGGTAAGGAGCTTGGAATGATCACTTTGGGTTATGTAAGAGAAGCTAAGTTGGATGCCGATTTGACCTTTAGGGACTTTAGTGAGCTTAGCTTGGAAAAAATTGTGTCTTTAATAGAGTCAAAGGGGGTTCGGCTATGA
- a CDS encoding ABC transporter substrate-binding protein, whose translation MRKALFGVFLVFVMLFAVAASGCIGGGETTTTTETQVKTETKVETQTQVQEKVFIRFAGWSAGETEMKNYQRMISQFESKYPNIGVKYEVITQMFHENILASFGAGVAPDVFYVDSSWSPMFIDKGALYPVSDLADKAFIDQFYPFLLEPFKKGDKLYGLPKDWSMLALFYNKKLFEQAGLTKPPETWEELEQYAKIIAEKTGKPGLAIYLGGFNRYVPVAVSNGASKPWFEKPEDASWFDNPTVKETLTWYINLYRVGKVEMEKEGKTPYVVQPGDVGAGWLGDAFGQQEVAMVISGNWMIPFLSDQFPDFKYGEDWDIAPLPAGKEGRATMAYTVILGINAKTEHPQETWKFVEYLLGPEGQKELVVKAGQTLPSIKGFENDPDMWPQHKKTLSFMPDYKEVVVFIWGPKSGPLEGKFSDAMAAAMRGEMTPEEAIDIMKQIVQEELSG comes from the coding sequence ATGAGAAAAGCCCTCTTTGGAGTGTTTTTAGTTTTTGTTATGCTTTTTGCAGTTGCAGCTTCTGGCTGCATAGGTGGAGGAGAAACTACGACAACTACGGAGACACAAGTTAAGACCGAAACAAAAGTGGAAACGCAAACCCAAGTTCAAGAGAAAGTGTTTATAAGATTTGCCGGTTGGAGTGCCGGAGAAACAGAGATGAAAAACTACCAAAGGATGATATCCCAATTTGAGAGCAAGTATCCAAACATAGGCGTTAAGTATGAGGTCATAACCCAGATGTTCCACGAGAATATATTGGCATCCTTCGGTGCTGGAGTTGCCCCAGATGTCTTCTACGTCGATAGCTCATGGTCCCCAATGTTCATAGACAAAGGTGCTCTTTATCCAGTTTCAGACCTTGCAGATAAAGCATTCATCGACCAGTTCTATCCATTCCTCTTAGAGCCTTTTAAGAAGGGTGACAAACTCTATGGTCTTCCAAAGGACTGGAGTATGTTGGCACTTTTCTATAACAAGAAGCTCTTTGAGCAGGCTGGTCTTACAAAGCCACCAGAGACTTGGGAAGAGCTCGAACAATACGCAAAGATAATAGCTGAAAAGACTGGAAAGCCAGGTTTAGCAATCTATTTGGGTGGATTTAACAGGTATGTACCTGTTGCTGTCAGCAACGGCGCTTCAAAACCATGGTTCGAGAAGCCTGAGGATGCTTCTTGGTTCGACAACCCAACCGTAAAGGAAACACTAACATGGTACATCAACTTGTATAGAGTGGGCAAAGTAGAGATGGAGAAAGAAGGTAAAACCCCCTATGTTGTTCAACCAGGTGATGTAGGTGCAGGATGGCTAGGAGATGCTTTTGGACAGCAAGAGGTTGCTATGGTGATAAGCGGTAACTGGATGATTCCATTCTTATCCGACCAATTCCCGGACTTCAAGTATGGCGAAGATTGGGACATCGCTCCATTACCCGCTGGAAAAGAGGGTAGGGCTACAATGGCATATACCGTTATTCTCGGAATAAACGCTAAAACCGAGCACCCACAAGAGACATGGAAGTTTGTAGAATATCTCCTAGGTCCAGAGGGACAAAAAGAACTTGTCGTTAAAGCAGGTCAAACATTACCAAGCATAAAGGGATTTGAGAACGATCCAGACATGTGGCCACAACACAAGAAGACGCTCTCATTCATGCCAGACTACAAGGAGGTCGTAGTGTTCATATGGGGACCCAAATCAGGTCCGCTTGAAGGTAAATTCAGCGATGCAATGGCTGCAGCAATGAGGGGAGAGATGACTCCCGAAGAGGCCATCGATATTATGAAGCAAATTGTGCAAGAAGAACTAAGCGGTTGA
- a CDS encoding TrmB family transcriptional regulator, whose amino-acid sequence MALVERLQELGLTKREAEVYLTILAKKGATVKDLLDYLDIHQPQLYNIIQSLIRKGFIRASAGRPRIYTATDIGSLIEVQKIKLDILKTTLEEELKKISLTSEEEAPYISLVRGLEGVVSGILEVINSAQVEIRAEMPYSIFQEIKPYLLGALQRGVNLYLLVYPRMGPIEEFEQYRDQLKIKTSELGNFLLVISDLSSAIYSKRRFFSVHRAPISSTEIYGYIIHEKDLLLRLLNIHNNLWVKAKEVLCWKPRPEIYPKLFIEFSMVLDELEALLRLGYLPIVSVEGRDIKEGNYITLNGAVKSVNRYGIVSNFVLENESGIFTIGGFDAELEDVEAQLVTIQKVER is encoded by the coding sequence ATGGCCCTAGTGGAGAGACTTCAGGAGTTAGGTCTCACAAAAAGGGAAGCTGAAGTCTATCTAACTATTCTCGCTAAAAAAGGCGCCACAGTTAAAGATCTTCTCGATTACTTGGACATTCATCAGCCCCAACTTTACAATATAATCCAAAGCTTGATTAGGAAGGGATTCATAAGGGCCTCTGCAGGAAGGCCAAGAATTTACACTGCTACTGATATAGGGTCACTGATAGAAGTTCAAAAGATAAAGCTGGATATTTTAAAAACAACTCTTGAGGAGGAACTCAAGAAAATAAGCCTCACTTCAGAAGAGGAAGCACCTTATATCTCACTTGTGAGAGGTTTGGAAGGTGTTGTTTCAGGAATTCTTGAAGTTATCAACAGTGCCCAAGTCGAGATTAGAGCTGAAATGCCATATTCAATATTTCAAGAAATTAAACCCTATCTCCTAGGCGCTCTTCAAAGAGGAGTAAATCTCTATCTGCTTGTTTATCCAAGAATGGGACCAATAGAAGAATTTGAACAATATAGGGATCAGTTAAAGATTAAGACTTCCGAACTCGGAAACTTTTTGTTAGTAATCTCGGATCTTTCAAGCGCTATATACTCAAAAAGGAGGTTTTTCAGCGTTCACCGGGCCCCAATTTCAAGTACTGAGATTTATGGCTACATAATCCATGAGAAAGATCTCCTGCTGAGGCTTCTAAATATCCACAACAATCTTTGGGTTAAGGCAAAGGAAGTGCTATGCTGGAAGCCCAGGCCAGAGATATATCCAAAATTATTCATCGAGTTCTCAATGGTTTTGGATGAATTAGAAGCCCTCTTGAGACTGGGATATTTACCAATAGTAAGCGTTGAAGGCAGGGACATCAAAGAGGGGAATTATATAACTCTTAATGGGGCGGTAAAATCTGTGAACAGGTATGGAATAGTTAGCAACTTTGTTTTGGAAAATGAGAGCGGTATCTTCACAATAGGAGGTTTTGATGCAGAATTAGAGGATGTGGAAGCTCAACTTGTGACAATACAAAAAGTCGAGAGATGA
- a CDS encoding glycoside hydrolase family 65 protein produces the protein MKYNFKFKEYTPKEEAVYGTVLTLGNGHIGIRGEIELEPTIYGTTIAGVYDYAPYFYREIVNAPRVIGIQAFFNGEPLSLSTQRLLKYERELNIEDATLKTALCLETQNGTNIEYESIRIVHGKRKNIVLLKFAIKASEDGILTIISPIKTDVANPSYRDDITVRHIDVEELKAHEDYIYAGTRTLDGKYKIGIASSLVSKSKAKRSFLKNAGGISEILTLNVEKGKSYEFTKYITIVSSESPEVKEKAIRELQDAKELGFEALYTEHKNYWQEVWNLAKVEIEGDKEAERGLAFSLFHLIQSAPINDKISLTARGIHGFGYRGHVFWDTDIYALPFFMAVFPKKARDMLKYRYNNLDAARENARLNGYEGAQFPWESADDGYEATPPLIPLDIVGKEAVRIYTGEEEHHITADVAYAVELYYRFTKDEEFMSKYGLEIILEAARFWASRVEYESDKGYVIEKVIGPDEYHEHINNSFFTNLMAKYNLLLAVRYFEKAKKLGGTWHETVQRIGVSEEEVKTWTEIAEKIYLPRQIGGVFEEFDGYFELADYTVDPYGLGEKRLPEEVRRNLRKTRLIKQADVIAAQYLLKEQFDLETIRKNFDYYIVRTTHASSLSMPTYSIIASWLGYDDLAYDYFMKCAFIDLNNIYGNTQDGFHLATAGGVWQIFFRGFCGIDVKDDIVEIAPRLPQKWTSVKMKFFFKGALVELELKNDEVKAKVINDRRVKIRAFGKESSLGPGDEVVLRG, from the coding sequence ATGAAGTACAACTTCAAGTTCAAAGAGTATACTCCCAAGGAAGAAGCTGTTTATGGAACAGTGTTGACATTGGGAAATGGTCACATTGGAATTAGGGGAGAGATAGAGTTAGAGCCAACGATTTACGGCACGACAATAGCAGGAGTTTATGACTATGCCCCTTACTTTTATAGGGAGATAGTCAATGCTCCGAGAGTGATTGGAATTCAAGCGTTTTTTAATGGAGAGCCACTAAGCTTAAGCACTCAAAGGCTTTTGAAGTATGAGCGGGAGCTCAACATTGAAGATGCAACACTAAAAACTGCCTTATGTCTAGAAACTCAAAATGGAACAAATATTGAGTACGAGAGCATAAGGATTGTTCACGGAAAGCGAAAAAATATAGTTCTTCTTAAGTTTGCGATCAAAGCTAGCGAAGATGGAATTTTAACGATCATAAGTCCAATAAAGACAGATGTCGCTAATCCATCTTATAGAGATGACATTACAGTTAGGCACATTGACGTTGAAGAGCTTAAAGCCCATGAGGATTATATCTACGCTGGAACCCGAACATTAGATGGGAAATATAAGATTGGAATTGCAAGCTCTCTTGTGAGCAAGAGCAAGGCTAAGAGGAGCTTTCTTAAAAATGCTGGGGGCATAAGCGAGATTTTGACACTTAACGTGGAGAAGGGTAAAAGCTACGAGTTCACCAAGTATATAACTATAGTTTCATCAGAAAGCCCCGAAGTCAAGGAAAAGGCCATTAGAGAGCTTCAAGATGCTAAAGAGCTCGGCTTTGAAGCGCTTTATACGGAGCACAAGAATTATTGGCAAGAAGTCTGGAACTTGGCTAAAGTGGAGATAGAAGGTGATAAGGAAGCGGAAAGGGGTTTGGCCTTTAGCTTGTTCCACCTCATTCAGTCCGCACCAATAAACGACAAAATTTCTTTGACTGCTAGGGGAATTCATGGGTTTGGTTATAGAGGACACGTTTTTTGGGATACCGATATCTATGCGCTACCATTTTTTATGGCAGTTTTTCCGAAAAAGGCAAGAGATATGCTAAAATATCGCTACAACAATCTAGATGCCGCAAGGGAGAATGCGAGACTCAATGGTTATGAGGGTGCCCAGTTCCCATGGGAGTCAGCCGATGATGGCTATGAAGCCACACCTCCTCTAATTCCACTCGATATTGTGGGAAAAGAGGCTGTTAGAATTTACACCGGCGAGGAGGAGCACCACATAACAGCTGACGTGGCGTATGCTGTGGAGCTCTACTACAGGTTCACCAAAGATGAGGAGTTCATGTCCAAATACGGGCTTGAGATTATCCTTGAAGCCGCAAGGTTTTGGGCCAGCAGGGTGGAATATGAGAGCGATAAGGGCTATGTCATTGAAAAAGTCATTGGCCCGGACGAGTACCATGAGCACATAAACAACAGCTTCTTTACAAATTTAATGGCAAAATACAACCTCCTTTTGGCGGTTAGGTACTTTGAAAAGGCTAAAAAGCTTGGGGGAACTTGGCATGAAACAGTGCAAAGGATAGGTGTAAGCGAGGAGGAAGTAAAGACGTGGACTGAGATTGCGGAGAAGATATATCTCCCGAGGCAAATAGGTGGAGTATTTGAGGAGTTCGACGGCTACTTTGAGCTAGCAGATTACACTGTTGATCCTTATGGTCTTGGAGAGAAGAGGCTTCCTGAGGAAGTGAGGAGAAACTTAAGAAAGACGCGACTAATCAAGCAAGCTGATGTTATAGCGGCCCAATACCTCCTTAAAGAGCAGTTCGATTTGGAGACAATTAGAAAGAACTTTGACTATTACATCGTTAGAACAACTCATGCATCGTCTCTCTCAATGCCTACCTACAGCATAATAGCGTCATGGCTCGGCTATGACGATTTGGCTTATGACTACTTTATGAAGTGTGCTTTCATAGACCTCAACAACATCTATGGGAACACTCAAGACGGATTTCACTTAGCAACCGCCGGAGGAGTTTGGCAAATCTTCTTTAGGGGGTTCTGTGGGATTGACGTAAAAGACGACATCGTGGAGATTGCTCCAAGGCTTCCGCAAAAGTGGACATCGGTGAAGATGAAGTTCTTCTTTAAGGGGGCTCTGGTTGAACTGGAGCTCAAGAACGATGAGGTGAAAGCTAAAGTCATCAACGACAGACGTGTTAAAATCCGTGCTTTTGGTAAAGAGAGCTCTTTAGGGCCCGGGGACGAAGTAGTCCTAAGAGGCTGA
- a CDS encoding amylo-alpha-1,6-glucosidase has product MTRVILSSNGAFVVSDVKGDMNGEYHGFYAFDTRFVSDISLEVEHYEKQLLGHVELASHASISHMLLKSGKSSILLVRKRELAENWTYREVLTFYNLSHEPKEILINYLFKISFDDIFEVRRYPGITREIKFEEQKDGRKYYYSGIDGVKRELIAKSTKLVPNESGFMGRITLDPLRSEEVEVIFYPKVYQESLQALLKEKLHFKLDEIVKTSSSKINEVFRIALKDLSALTVSTAHGVTIFAGVPFFVSLFGRDSIITSLFLLPYFPEYAEGTLRILSRLQGKAFDSMRGEEPGKILHEFRFSELSQGGRLPFNLYYGTIDATPLYLILAGEYLKWTGDYETIRELKESLNKAVEWLLAKIEEGDGYVRYSSLSLKGLRNQGWKDSTEGIPDEDGKPTQHPVALVEVQGYAYKALLDMAELSDVLDVNEKLLKSEASKLKRRFNRDFWMKKEKFYAIALSGENKPSKVISSNPGHLLFTGIAEHEKEIAQRLFERDMFSGWGIRTLSSKEKAYNPFSYHNGSVWPHDNAIIALGLSKVGEREKAALLGSTFLKAGTLLPNFQMPELFSGVESEVPLIVPRANVPQAWSAASLFAFLTAMLGAGVENGDLRISPTLPKELGKVEVVMKFHGEKVVIGHD; this is encoded by the coding sequence ATGACCAGGGTCATATTGTCTTCTAACGGAGCTTTTGTTGTGTCCGATGTAAAAGGAGACATGAACGGCGAATATCACGGATTTTATGCCTTTGACACAAGGTTTGTAAGCGATATCTCACTCGAGGTAGAGCACTATGAAAAGCAGCTCCTCGGACATGTTGAGCTTGCATCGCACGCCTCAATTTCTCACATGCTCCTAAAAAGTGGAAAGAGTTCAATTTTACTAGTTAGAAAAAGAGAACTTGCTGAAAACTGGACATACAGGGAAGTGCTGACTTTTTACAACCTTTCGCACGAGCCTAAGGAGATCTTAATAAACTACCTATTCAAAATCTCATTTGACGACATTTTTGAGGTCAGGAGATATCCGGGGATTACGAGGGAGATTAAGTTTGAAGAGCAAAAAGACGGAAGGAAATACTACTATTCTGGCATTGATGGGGTTAAAAGGGAGCTGATAGCGAAGAGCACAAAGCTGGTTCCAAACGAAAGCGGATTCATGGGAAGAATTACATTAGATCCCCTAAGGAGTGAGGAGGTAGAGGTAATTTTCTATCCAAAAGTTTATCAGGAGAGCCTTCAGGCCCTGCTGAAAGAAAAGCTCCATTTTAAGCTTGATGAGATAGTGAAAACCAGCAGCAGTAAGATAAACGAAGTGTTTAGAATTGCCCTCAAAGATTTAAGTGCTCTCACTGTCTCAACCGCTCATGGAGTAACAATATTTGCTGGCGTTCCCTTCTTCGTAAGCCTCTTTGGAAGGGATAGCATAATAACATCCCTCTTCCTCTTACCTTACTTCCCTGAATATGCAGAAGGGACGCTTAGAATCCTCTCAAGGCTTCAAGGAAAAGCTTTTGACTCAATGAGGGGTGAGGAGCCCGGGAAAATCCTCCACGAATTTAGGTTTAGCGAGCTCTCGCAGGGAGGAAGGTTGCCATTCAACCTATATTACGGCACAATAGATGCAACTCCCCTCTACTTAATCCTAGCAGGGGAGTACCTAAAATGGACGGGGGACTATGAGACAATAAGAGAGCTCAAGGAAAGTCTAAACAAAGCCGTTGAATGGCTGCTCGCAAAGATTGAAGAGGGCGATGGGTACGTTAGGTACTCAAGCCTTTCTCTCAAAGGCCTTAGAAATCAAGGGTGGAAGGATTCCACTGAGGGCATTCCTGATGAGGATGGAAAACCAACCCAGCACCCGGTAGCATTGGTTGAAGTTCAAGGCTATGCATACAAGGCACTACTCGATATGGCAGAACTCTCAGACGTCTTAGATGTTAATGAAAAGCTGTTGAAGAGTGAGGCTTCAAAGCTTAAGAGACGGTTTAACAGAGACTTTTGGATGAAAAAGGAAAAATTCTACGCAATAGCCCTAAGTGGAGAGAATAAGCCCTCAAAGGTAATCTCTTCAAACCCGGGTCATCTGCTTTTCACAGGCATAGCTGAGCATGAGAAGGAAATTGCACAAAGGCTGTTTGAAAGAGATATGTTTTCGGGATGGGGAATTAGAACCCTAAGTTCTAAAGAAAAAGCCTACAACCCATTCAGCTACCACAACGGCAGTGTTTGGCCCCACGACAACGCCATAATAGCCCTTGGATTATCAAAAGTTGGGGAAAGAGAAAAAGCTGCACTTCTTGGAAGCACGTTCTTGAAAGCCGGGACATTGCTTCCTAACTTCCAAATGCCCGAGCTCTTTAGCGGTGTTGAAAGCGAAGTGCCATTGATAGTCCCAAGGGCCAACGTTCCTCAAGCTTGGAGTGCTGCAAGTCTTTTTGCTTTCTTAACTGCGATGTTGGGTGCTGGGGTTGAAAATGGAGATCTTAGGATAAGCCCAACACTACCAAAGGAGCTGGGTAAGGTCGAAGTTGTTATGAAGTTCCACGGCGAAAAAGTGGTGATTGGACATGATTGA
- a CDS encoding ABC transporter ATP-binding protein encodes MARVVLKDVTKKFGDVLAVNKLNLEIKDGEFMVLLGPSGCGKSTTLRMIAGLENPTAGEIWIGEQLVNDLDPTKRNTAMVFQSYALYPHMTVFGNIEFPLRMSGVPKQERAKKVKEVAEFLGISELLNRKPSELSGGQQQRVALARALVREPKVFLLDEPLSNLDAKIRTQMRFELKRLLSYELGITTVYVTHDQVEAMTMADRIAVLNKGSLQQVGTPDDIFYRPANTFVATFVGSPPMNLINGDVMRKEGKVLFDSGHFTLELPTDVEVEGKVILGFRPQHTEVSIEPKEGFVKGKLLGIEKLGVESYGHLPYDDLEIVIQLPEEIPPSTKEIYWRPRHERTYIFDGKTRKLIYG; translated from the coding sequence ATGGCTAGAGTCGTGCTTAAAGATGTTACTAAAAAGTTTGGTGATGTTTTGGCAGTTAATAAGCTCAACCTTGAGATTAAGGACGGGGAATTTATGGTTCTCTTAGGCCCGAGTGGCTGTGGGAAGTCCACTACTTTAAGAATGATAGCAGGGCTGGAAAATCCAACAGCAGGCGAGATATGGATTGGAGAGCAACTGGTCAATGATTTAGACCCCACTAAGAGGAATACCGCAATGGTGTTCCAAAGTTATGCTCTCTATCCTCACATGACGGTCTTCGGCAATATCGAGTTCCCATTGAGAATGTCAGGAGTTCCTAAGCAGGAGAGAGCTAAAAAAGTTAAAGAAGTCGCGGAATTCCTCGGCATAAGTGAGCTTTTGAACAGAAAACCAAGTGAGCTCAGCGGTGGACAGCAGCAGCGTGTGGCCTTAGCGAGAGCTTTGGTGAGAGAGCCCAAAGTCTTTCTCCTAGATGAACCATTGAGCAACTTGGATGCAAAGATTAGGACCCAAATGCGCTTTGAGCTCAAGAGGCTCTTAAGCTATGAGCTCGGCATAACAACCGTTTACGTTACGCACGACCAAGTAGAGGCCATGACAATGGCAGACAGGATTGCTGTTTTGAATAAAGGCTCTCTTCAGCAGGTCGGTACTCCCGATGACATATTCTACAGACCCGCTAATACATTCGTGGCAACATTTGTAGGAAGTCCTCCGATGAATTTAATTAACGGAGACGTAATGAGAAAAGAGGGTAAGGTGCTCTTTGACAGCGGCCACTTTACATTGGAGCTCCCCACTGATGTTGAAGTGGAGGGTAAAGTAATACTCGGCTTCAGACCGCAGCATACAGAGGTGAGCATAGAGCCCAAAGAAGGCTTTGTGAAAGGGAAGCTTTTGGGAATTGAAAAGCTCGGAGTGGAAAGCTATGGACACCTACCCTACGATGACTTGGAGATTGTTATCCAGCTTCCGGAAGAGATACCCCCAAGCACAAAAGAAATATACTGGCGGCCGAGGCACGAGAGGACTTACATCTTCGACGGGAAGACCAGAAAGTTAATCTATGGTTAG